Genomic window (Danio rerio strain Tuebingen ecotype United States chromosome 24, GRCz12tu, whole genome shotgun sequence):
aatgtgttttgaaatgtgtttgaaAAGTTTATGTACACTTAAGTGGAGATTAACCAGTAGACATAGATAGAGAGTGATCATCTCCGACTGTTTTTACAATAGagttaaattgtattatattaatgaCATTAAACAAAGAATGTGCCTTTGTGACGAAATGGCCAAGATGTTTGCCTTGCACTGGCCGGGATTCATCTAGTTTGAATGAGGATGGAGCTTCCTCAATATGAAATTTCACACTCATTGTCACTTTTAAACTGCTCAACTTGTAGCGGGATTCATTAAACCTCCCAACCGATTTGAGTTGCATCACATTTTACACAGTTTTCACGTGAATCTCACTTGTGTAGCATATATAACTTGATCAGTTTTAAATTTCTGACTTGCCTTCTATCCATCAGGTATATCAACCACTCCTGCGCACCCAACTGCATTACTGAGGTTGTGGCTTTGGAGAGGGGTCACAAAATCATTATCAGTTCCAACCGCAGAATCCAAAGAGGCGAAGAGGTATGTGTTGTATAAAGAGCTCTTCAATACATCGGTCTTTGACATTAGCTTAGTGTCCATAACCCTTTGACATTAGCTCCATAACCCTGCGTTAATGGAAATTTTTAATGATCACATTAGAAACGAGTGATGGAAATGCCACATTTCTTAAAAAgaaattcacaaaataaaaaaaaaaacatatacttgCTTAAGGTGGTATTGGCGAAAAAGGGTATATTAAATTGTATGTGTACCGATAAGCCAGTGCTACAGTTTGATTTGGTTCACTGTATTTGGCCCAATGTATGATTCATTTGGTTTAGTTTGCTAGGGGCAGAGCTTGTGGAACACTGTTAGAACACTTGATTCACTTTGGACTTAACAATAGAAATAATTAAACTTTATTCACTACATGCTGGCTTCACATGTTTCTGTTTATTGCTGTCAGCTTATCTGTGTAAACTAAAATGAAATCTCCACAGCAGTGTGGTCAGACATAAACACTTTTGCCTCCATACAGTGCATTTTGAATGTTTCAAAACACCTTGTATCACTATGGATGGCTGTCGCAAAACTGACGTGTCGACACAGTGTCAAGATCCCAAAgcgcaagtgtttcaaaacactgcaccgaagcatgatccgaaacacccaggtctcATGTAGCCTAGTAGACCATGCGTGTGCCTGTGCTGCAATTGTCCCAAGTGGTAATCAAGACACAGAAGTTGTGACGATGTATTtcaataatgttacttttttatgactaaaacacaacatttttattcacaaagtgttcattcgGATGTCACACTAATGTTAAAACACAACAcattacaagaacagagcatttaaagaCTAATATCCATAACTGCATCACCCTGGGTTCAAACCTATTATCTCTGCATGCTACTCAGGAACTCTCATCTCTCTAACAAATCACTTGAATCCTCAACTCTACAATGTTGGGTTTAATACCTCAGtttgcttaactgtttctttgctgaagctgttccagagcaatacaggaaaaatgaccactaggtgtcactgagATGGGTTTTGAAACATTTTGAAGCTTCGACATTACACACATGTGACTCCATTaaacttgccttgtttactgATGTACCAATACTACAATCAGCTGCTCCAACAACTTGATGGAAACTAATCTACGTCATATttgggattttattttaaaaaatttggcATTCTTTGAAAAGATTCTTTGCACATTAGGATGGAAAACAAAGTCATTGACATTCATGCTAAGCAATTAAGTGAACTGAATGAGTCTCAATCTCATGCTGAATCTGAATAGGTTCCACAATCAGAAACATTgcctttttatttcttattttcatctatgtgaagctgctttgacatgatTGATATTGTAAAAAGCGCTGTGGCCACAGCcctgtcaccctgcagcccaagaccagttactcactgaagctaagcagagctgagcctggtcagtacctgcatgggagaccacatgggaaaactagattgctgttggaagtggtattagagaagccagcagggggcgctcaacatgcactctgtgtgagttctaatgccccagtatagtgaaggggacattatactgtcagtgggcgccgtcttttggatgagactaattgaggtcctgactctttgtggtcattaaaaaaaccCAGGCCACTTCtcttaaagagtaggggtgtaatccCAGTGTCCAAATTCAGTCCATCATCACTTACCCATCATAgactcccaatcatccccatccaccgaatttgctctatcactgtctctccactccaccaatagctagtgtgtggtgtgcaCACTGGAGCtcttgtcctgtggctgccatcacatcatccaagtttatgctgcacactggtgggggtTTGGATTGTGAGCGCTTTGGATGTATGGAcgtacacaataaatgtgctttataaaaataaatacattatagaaATATAGACAAAGATGTAAAACTATTTAATTCTGCCAGTCGGAGAGGCATTTGTTCTCAAAACAATATACTAAAATGTAGCCTTCGTGCTAACTAGATTGACGTTTACCATTCCGGTCtccttttttccctctctctccctctctctttcagtTGTGTTACGACTACAAGTTTGATCTGGAGGACGATCAGCATAAAATCCCCTGTCACTGCGGTGCCGTTAACTGCAGGAAGTGGATGAATTGAAAGAGCTCTCCGTAAAGACGGAATCCATCATATGCATTCCTTTCTTAGACCCGAGAAATGTGCGACGTAGACCGCAGGACTGTAAGAGGGGGTCTAAAGGTATGGATTTTGACTCCAGCGTGTCTGTTTCTGGTTCAGTTGGTAAAGAGTTGACATAGTTTATGATCGAGCACCTTCACCTAAATTAAATGAATAGGCTGCACACTGGTAACTCTGAATTGCAAAGacaatgtaaatgtgtttttccTGGATGAAAGATGAGATGGTGAGCGAGTGCTAAACAGGATTTTCAGGTGGGCTTAGGCTTGAACGTGCTGGCCACAGCCTTATTTACATATATAGAGGCAGGTCCTCTGGGTAAagaaatatatacacaaatatatatatatatatatatatacacatgtagtTACAGAAATGTAGACACCACTGAACAAGGAATGTACTGAGAAGACTTCCTTAGGGATAAAGCTAAGGGAATTATTAACTTGCACTAAAACAGAAAGATACCGTTTAAATACTTGATTCCATGAGTCAGTTTATTTGTTTCGTTTCACCTTTGCTTTGATTTCTGTAAAATAAGAGACGGCTTTTGTATTTATTAAGGATCGAAGCTATTTTTAAAGATGCGGAAGAGCAGAGTCGAGCTGCTGGGAAAGCCTGCCGATTGGACAGAACATGTTACTTTATACGATGTGTAAATATCCGTCTATAATGAAACGTTTTTAAATACTCGACCAAATGTTACCTTAACTTTATCATAGCTGTCTGAGtgaccttttgtttgttttcaacaaaacgacagaaaataaaataaaaaaacgatgaaaaaaaaaagtctatatatTTAAGAAGGATGTGGAGAAATCATTTTGAGAGTTTATGTATTGTATAAAGATGTACAGAATCTGTAAAAATGAAAGAATTCAGagtatttttgttgtatttagaATGTAGAATCAATATTGTCTAAAATGATCTGACCACTTGAAGAACTCTttccttcgtttttttttttttttgcatttttatatatattttcgcAATCGAGAACGAGCACCAATCATGCCGAGGCGATTAATCTCTTAACTCTGTTCATCAGATTAGTGTGCACTGTGAATTTCCACCCATAATGCGTTTAATAATGCTCTACTTAACTCTCTGCAGCCTAGATGAAGTTCCATGCCTTTCACGTTCAGAAAACTCCATGCTTCATAAAATGTAACGTACGCTTCTTTCTTGTTTACATTTAACCGATGAGAGAgggtttatttttagtttgtggAAAACGTCAGAATCTCAATATGATGTCACAAACTCCAATTAGCTGAATAATTCAAACCTGGTGGTAGCACTTTGCAGGCCGGTTTGAGATGAAGTTTTTTCACGCGGACTGCAGTTGTTGGTATTCTTCCGCGGTCCTGAGCTTGTAATATACATGGCATGATGTATTTTTTCAATTTTTCGGATAAATCAATTGTACATAGTTTCTCAATGACTGGATGTAATTAAATTTTGTTCTTGGATATTTGCTTTTCTCCCCCTTCTTGTACAATATCCAGACATTTAACAGtatttgtctttttctttgtccTGTATAGTAGTATCCGATGTTTAAAACAGAGCTTTTTTTTGGAAGTATACAACGTGTGGGTTTTGGAGTTTGTGGAATCAAGATTtagaaacatttacaaaaataaaatattttacatcatGTTGCTTTTCTGTGTTCATTAtggtgggggaggggggggggtcatcatgttcattttaattatgacattttataatacgatattggaaaaatataacattgcaatattttgctttgcTGTGATATACACTACAGTTAGGTTCATAAATATTTGGAAATAAACATAATTCTAATTTTTTtgggctctatacaccaacacaatggatttgaaattaaacgaacaagatgtgctttaactacagactgtcagctttaatttgagggtatttacatccaaatcaggtgaacgctgtaggaattacaatgGTTTACATATGtgctcccacttgttaaggggaggcacatatgtaaatatatgccaagttcacctttctttcccattctgatgatcggttttaactgcagcagatcgtcttgtccttgtctacatgcctaagtgcattaagttgctgccatgtgattggcttttTAGTCGACTACAAACAAAATCTCAGTTATAAAATGGACAGTTCATGTCGTTGAGTCTGAGTTTGTCCTTGATTCTGCAGCTTTTGCTTTGGTAAATATTCTGCTCTCAGTATTGCGCCAAAGAAacctttatttgtttcatttcttgtgttttatttgtgtgaAACCTTGCTGCTGTTAAGAAATAAGCATGAAGCTGTGGTTTATAGTGAGTTTATAATGGTACAGTACATCACTCCACATAAATCCCCCTTTTAAATTCACTGAACCGTTGCTTCTTTTGGCTCTctgctttatttttgttgtttctaAATCCTCACTTTAAGCCCaaagtcattttattttgaatttaattctaatttagtttttttttttttttttttttaaataaataaataacttaaaagcTTTttggagctctctctctctctctcccctctctctctctctctctctctctctctcccctctctctctctctctctctctctctctctctctctccctctctcgctGGCTCTTTTGGTCAGATCAAATGATTTATAAAATGAAACGGATCAAATAAACAGTTCCTCAAGTTAGTACTGATATCAGATGCTTACCAAGCTGCAATTACTGCATGTCTGTGGGGTATTTTACAACAGCCTAGAACACcgctcagccaatcagaatcaaggacTGGAgcaatttgatttattattatccaGGGTTTTCCTGGTGTGGTATTCTGAGCATGACGTTTTGACTGCTTgatataaatacattttgcatTATTGAAATCTTATTAAGCAAAACATTATCTTATTTACAAAAAGAAACTAAGAAGCTAAcattaaatgtgttatttattacATAACCAGTGCTTGAGCAACACTTGGGGTCTGTCTGCCTTATTTTTgtcaaaaacatgaaacaaaatgaTAATATGTGGCCACTATGTAGGAACATTTTAATTAACTATAGTAAATGTTACAGTGCTGCTCTGTTCCAGAAATTCCCTTTCTTTAACACCTTTATATACAACATGAATACacaattgatgaatgaatgaatgaatgaataaattgaatgaatgaatgaatgaatgaatgaatgaatgaatgaatgaatgaatgaatgaatgaaatatcaaaaaagtgaaaaacacacacacacacatacacacacacacacacacacaaacactggagTCTCAGATTGGCCACCTGCATGATAAATGTGGGCATTGCATTAATTGTATGTAGGCTACTGTTCTAGAGTCAGCAGGTAAAACATGTGCCAGGGTTGTGTATCATTcaccgtggtgacccctgatgaagagCTGGATATGCAGAGAGGTGAGTAAGTTGGACTACAATTGAATTACTTCACTAAAATAATTCACTGTTTGCAAGCATTGAAAACTCCACCTGCTGGCGACACCTGCTGGCCAAAACTGTGTACATGCGACCAAAGCTCAAACTCAAACGTGCATATTAAGCTCTTACAAACGGTTTATTGAAGATATTCTCTTAAATGCAATTAACTATAGAATAACCGTCACATCACGGAATAAAAGAGGTTACTGGCGGCAATAAAGAATTACACTAATAAAAAATAGTGAGTAGAGCAACAGAATGCATGTCTTCTATTCAATTTCACAACTTATGTACCTCTAAActattaatattgtaattattagttgtagtattttattgtattgttttttcttaaaatatggtATTAGCTTTAGATGTTTTAGCAGTAAATGTTCTGTAAATGTTttgcaatgtttttgtttttaaattttttaaagaaaaaaatacgcacaacatgttttaaaatgaatataaatttatttgaatGTACTTCATGCTATACAAATATTACAAGAAATGGGAAATGCATCAATATAAactcatttaaaagcatatattGTGTTAATGACCACTTCAGCTATAACTACACATACTGTAGTGATGTAATAGATTCCCCCGCGCCGTCGTCATGGTTATTTCGGAACGTTCAGATATATTGGAGTGTTCTACTTTTTACATCATACCGAGTTGTCGAATGATCGTAAGTACATTTTACTCTGTGCTCTTTAActtttttatgttaataaatctgttttttctgttaaaaatgtttaatatttcagAAAACATGCTGTTTTTAGCTCAAATATTGTATCATAGCCGCTTTTCCGCTGTCCGGTTTTGGTTAAAGGTGTCTGGCAGACCAAAAACCCTGGCGGTGACCGGAGGTATAGGTCTTTACAGGCCGGGCAGTTGAAAAGCAGCTATTGATTTAAACTAACGTTACACGCAGTGAAATACACATTCACAATGCTATACAGTGGGTGTTTTAAGCGGGGATGAAAGCAACATTTGAATGTAAAAACCTAATTAACAAAACTAAATGTTTGTTGTGGTAACTAACTCTGTCCAGACCAGCTGTTAATTTGTATCAATGTAGAACAACTTCAATACTGTAACTTCACGTCAAACAAAAGTTGCAGATTGTTACTGGGTGGGTCAGAAGTAACACAATATTTGCTGGATTTActggcttaatcttgtttatttgaaatatatttgacTATGATCTtggtaatgttaaaaaaaagaactGATATGAATTCTGCTCTTAAAAGCTGAAATTCAGACCTAACCGCAGGACACAGTCCTAAAATCAgttgatatttggcagctccatcaaggcttgtgctgttatagcctggaaagcaaatgttgtcagggTTTTCCCATGTTACTTTCATCCTTGCTCTCCCCTAATGCTGTAATTTTCATGATTACTGtgtgttttggttattttaagaGAATACAAACTGTTCAGaagctttttattatttactaatctCATTTCTTTGTTTCACAGTGCTTTACTGTGTGTTTGCCATCGTCATCAGTGTCTATCGATCTTCTACTTCTTCTGTTTCGTCATTGCGTTTGTCACCAGCATGTCGACCATTGATTTCAACCATCTTTCCAACCTGATTCCTGCCTCTCTGTCACCTGAGAGCGCAGAAGAGCTCGCCACGGCCCTCTCCACCGGCCGCTGGTGGGCTATCATGGAGGTGTTACACCCCATCGATGAGGAGCGTCAGTTTGACTTCACTTCAGATCACCAGAGTCAAACTGTGGAGGTAACttacaaaaaatgaaatattaataaaacgaAAAAGCAAAATCAAGTTAACCTGAGTCAAATTAACTCATAatatattaaactgacttaagATTATGTCTGATTCTTCAACAGGACGAGTTTTCTGCGTCTGGTCCAGCAGAGACAGCAGATGCGTCCTCCGTCACTGAGGCCTCAGGTGAGCTCGCCACTGCCCTCGCTGCAGGGGCCATCATGGTGGCTGAGCGCCCTGTTGAGGAGCCTCAGGTTGACATCTCCTCAGTGCCGTTTTTGGAGGCACCAGAAACATCACCAGGAGCTTCTGTGCCTGAGAACAGGGAACCCACCACATCCCCAGTCCTCAAGAGCCAGCCTGGAGCTCCTGTGTATGCCGAGTCTGACACCCCGGGCTACGGAAATCAAATCCCCACGCCTGCTGAGCCAGCTTTGGGCCCACCTGTGTGTCCTGTAAGTCACTACTGCCTCTCGCTTTCACTTATCTTCAGAATATTAATTAAAGGAAGCTTTAAACTGGGCTATTAAGTTCTGAgtatttaattaatctgtttgttttttttcgataGGGCAACGGATACATGTTTCAGATGGTTTCAGCAGAGCCTAAAGATTATAAAAGACTTCGAAGAGTTTCGAGGTGTCGCCGGTCTCCGACTCTGCAGCAGATAAGAGAGGCATGGGTGAGTTCCTGCTTCCTTTTAGTTATACTCAGTGTTACTGGGTGGAGATTTTAGTCTATACAGTAGTGAACATTTGAAAATTGAGATTGGGAGatgttcaatagttttaaaacaaccaGTGTTGACCACCCCACACCGAGTATACTATTATCTGCAGCCATCATTTAAAAGCTCACAGATCAACACATGATTTATCTAGAACCTGCTTCATTCATAGACTCCACATATAGAAGTTTAAATTGTCAGATCTTCAGGTTGTCTGTAAATCTGTTCAGAGTAACATGATTTTGTCTTTGTCTCCAACAGCTTAaagaataattatattatataattatatttaaatgcctCTTCAGAAGCAGCAGCATGTGGAGGTTGTGGCCAGTAGGGGACAAAATCGAATCCCTGAACCACAACCTGAAAGACCTCAGCTGACAGATGTGAACGAAATAATCCGTGAGCTTCTGTCTGGTCTTGAGCCTGCTCTTCCTCCCAAAGCAATGAGAGAACCGGTTAGTTCCTGCTTTCTGTTTTACCCAGTCTTAGAATTAAAAATTAGTGTTGGAAAAAGCCCTAAATGTGTTACTTGGTTACTTTTAAAAGCAAGTCATGTGACAAATGAGTTAtatttgcattatattatattattgcgtTGATATTActggcctgtgcaaaaaaaggtTTCCAAATGTTTATATGGAGTTTTATGGAGTAAATCAACAAatcacagtgtgtgtgtctgaatacaCTCACTTAGGGTTTTGGTAGATTCAGTGTTAAATCATAGACTTCACAGTAGCAATTTGAGTTGACAGATCTTCAGCTTGTCTGTAAATCTGTTGAGTAACATGATTTTGTCTTTGTCTCCAGCAGGATGAAGCATTTGTCAATCAGATGCCTCATCAGAACCTGCAGCATGTGGAGGTTGTGGCCAGTAGGGGACAAAATCAGATCCCTGAACCACAACCTGAGCAGCAGCAACAGAATGAACCTGAGAGACCCCAGCAGAGAGACTTAGTAGTGAACCGAAGAGTCCGTGGGGTTCTGCGTGGTCTTCAGTCTGCTCGTCCTCTCAGAAGAATGAGAGAACAGGTTAGTCAGTCTTAGAATTAAAAAAAGAGTCTACACTGAATGTACTTTTCCAGGATTGTTTCCCAAAAAAATCAAGCATCAATCTGCTTATCAGTGctggaaaaaagtaaataaatgtgttgcttagttactttttaaagtaggtgatgtaaaaaatatgttatATCTGCATTTTTTTAGATTAAGATGGTCATATATGACTTTTTTACCCAACACTAATGCTTTTAAATATGCTCAAATGTTCTCTTTAACTCTTGTGTATTGTTattaccctttcattatgttagtggctgtttttgccccattgaccttCATTATAATGACACTTTTGATTGTAAAGCCTTGACAGCAAGTAATCatgtattcttgattgttggtggctTTCTCAGTTGAGAAGAGGAAacattttactgttgatcattagttTGCTCTATTAACCCTTTAGACAGGCCTGTGCAGAAAACTGTCAAGCTTTTATATGAAGTTCTATTGAGTAAATcaactcagtgtgtgtgtgtgcataaatattTACAGCGTTTTGGTAGATTCATTGTTAAATCATAGATTCCACATATAGAAGTTTGAGTTGACAGATCTTCAGCTTGTCTGTAAATCTGTTGAGCAACATGATTTTGTCTTTGTCTCCAGCAGGATGAAGCATTTGTGAATCAGATGCCTCATCAGAACCTGCAGCATGTGGAGGTTGTGGCCAGTAGGGGACAAAATCAGATCCCTGAACCACAACCTGAGCAGCAGCAACAGAATGAACCTGAGAGACCTCAGCAGAGAGACTTAGTAGTGAATGGAAGAGTCCGTGGGGTTCTGCGTGGTCTTCAGTCTGCTCGTCCTCTCAGAAGAATGAGAGAATTGGTTAGTCAGTCTTTACTCACTTTTAGAATTAAAAAAGAGTCTACCCTGAATGTACTTTTCCAGGATTGTTCCCCAAAACAGTTATTAAATGCGTTAATTAGCTACTTTTTAAATAAGTGATGtaaaaaaactttatatttgcattatttttagatTAAAATGGTCATGTATTACTTTTTTTCTAATGCTGTTGCTTAAAAATAAGCTCAAATGTTCTCTTTAACTCTTGTGTATTGTTACTATCCTTTcattatgttagtggctgtttttgctccattgacctccattataatgAGACTTTTTGATTGTAAAGCCTTGACAGCAAGTAATCACACATTCTTCACTGTCGGTGGTTTTCCTGCTTGAGAAGAGgaaacatttttactgttgaCCATTAGTTTGCACTATTACCTCTTTAGaaaggcctgtgcaaaaaaagtgTCTAGCTTTTATATCAAGTAATATGAAGTAAAACAACAaatcatagtgtgtgtgtataaatacacTCACTTATAAAGTTTTGGTAGATTCCAGCCATTTGAGTTGACAGATCTTCAGCTTGTCTGTAAATCTGTTGAGCAACATGATTTTGTCTTTGTCTCCAGCAGGATGAAGCATTTGTGAATCAGATGCCTCATCAGAACCTGCAGCATGTGGAGGTTGTGGCCAGTAGGGGACAAAATCAGATCCCTGAACCACAACCTGAGCAGCAGCAACAGAATGAACCTGAGAGACCCCAGCAGAGAGACTTAGTAATCAATGGAAGAGTCCGTGGGGTTCTGCGTGGTCTTCAGTCTGCTCGTCCTCTCAGAAGAATGAGAGAACAGGTTAGTCAGTCTTAGAATTAAAAATGAGTCTACACTGAATGTACTTTTCCAGGATTGTTTcccaaaaaagtaattaaatgcttTAATTAGCTACTTGTTAAATAAGTGATGTAAAAaactttatatttgatttattttaagattaaaattaaaatggtcatgtaTTACTTTTTTCTAATGCTGTtgcttaaaaatgtgctcaaaTGTTCTCTTTAACTCTTGTGTATTGTTACTATCCTTTcattatgttagtggctgtttttgctccattgaccTTCATTATAACGACACTTTTTGATTATAAAGCCTTGACATCAAGTAATCATACATTCTTCATTGTCGGTGGTTTTCCTGCTTGAGAAGAggaaacatttgtcatttttactgttgatcattagttTACACTATCAACCCTTTAGAAAGGCCAGGGCAAAAAAGTATCTAGCTTTTATATGGAGTAACAACAaatcatagtgtgtgtgtgtataaatacacTCACTTATAAAGTTTTGGTAGATTCCAGCCATTTGACATGACAGATCTTCAGCTTGTCTGTAAATCTGTTGAGTAACATGATTTTGTCTTTGTCTCCAGCAGGATGAAGCATTTGTGAATCAGATGCCTCATCAGAACCTGCAGCATGTGGAGGTTGTGGCCAGTAGGGGACAAAATCAGATCCCTGAACCACAACCTGAGCAGCAGCAACAGAATGAACCTGAGAGACCCCAGCAGAGAGACTTAGTAATCAATGGAAGAGTCCGTGGGGTTCTGCGTGGTCTTCAGTCTGCTCGTCCTCTCAGAAGAATGAGAGAACAGGTTAGTTCCTGCTAAGAATTCGTCTACACTGAATGTGCTATTCCAGAATTGTTTCCCAAAAGAAAGTTGTGgttaaattaagactcaaaatccccCCAGAGTGAATGAAACTCTCCTCAACAGCACACGAGGGTTAGAAGTGTTGTATCTGAAACTGAAAGAAAAAGATTTTCATGATGATGTCTGTTCTTCAGCAGGAGGAAATTGTTAATCTCCAGAATCCTCCTCTCCGGCAACCCCGGCCTGGTCCACCGCCTACCTACATTCGCAGGACGGTGGTGGGCAGCATTGGAGATTTTGCACGCCATTGATGAGGAGTCTGAAAGATCAGCCTCAAAGATGAactaataaatcaataaagaGATTGTAAACAGAGTTCTGGAACTATATTTATCCTTTTTGTCAATGccgcagcctacctgagtattgttactgaccatgtccatcactttatCACCACAGTGTATGACCatacgtgtgggtttcctccggttt
Coding sequences:
- the LOC560947 gene encoding uncharacterized protein isoform X32; protein product: MSTIDFNHLSNLIPASLSPESAEELATALSTGRWWAIMEVLHPIDEERQFDFTSDHQSQTVEDEFSASGPAETADASSVTEASGELATALAAGAIMVAERPVEEPQVDISSVPFLEAPETSPGASVPENREPTTSPVLKSQPGAPVYAESDTPGYGNQIPTPAEPALGPPVCPGNGYMFQMVSAEPKDYKRLRRVSRCRRSPTLQQIREAWQQHVEVVASRGQNRIPEPQPERPQLTDVNEIIRELLSGLEPALPPKAMREPQDEAFVNQMPHQNLQHVEVVASRGQNQIPEPQPEQQQQNEPERPQQRDLVVNRRVRGVLRGLQSARPLRRMREQQDEAFVNQMPHQNLQHVEVVASRGQNQIPEPQPEQQQQNEPERPQQRDLVVNGRVRGVLRGLQSARPLRRMRELQDEAFVNQMPHQNLQHVEVVASRGQNQIPEPQPEQQQQNEPERPQQRDLVINGRVRGVLRGLQSARPLRRMREQDEAFVNQMPHQNLQHVEVVASRGQNQIPEPQPEQQQQNEPERPQQRDLVINGRVRGVLRGLQSARPLRRMREQEEIVNLQNPPLRQPRPGPPPTYIRRTVVGSIGDFARH
- the LOC560947 gene encoding uncharacterized protein isoform X11; the protein is MSTIDFNHLSNLIPASLSPESAEELATALSTGRWWAIMEVLHPIDEERQFDFTSDHQSQTVEDEFSASGPAETADASSVTEASGELATALAAGAIMVAERPVEEPQVDISSVPFLEAPETSPGASVPENREPTTSPVLKSQPGAPVYAESDTPGYGNQIPTPAEPALGPPVCPGNGYMFQMVSAEPKDYKRLRRVSRCRRSPTLQQIREAWQQHVEVVASRGQNRIPEPQPERPQLTDVNEIIRELLSGLEPALPPKAMREPQDEAFVNQMPHQNLQHVEVVASRGQNQIPEPQPEQQQQNEPERPQQRDLVVNRRVRGVLRGLQSARPLRRMREQQDEAFVNQMPHQNLQHVEVVASRGQNQIPEPQPEQQQQNEPERPQQRDLVVNGRVRGVLRGLQSARPLRRMRELQDEAFVNQMPHQNLQHVEVVASRGQNQIPEPQPEQQQQNEPERPQQRDLVINGRVRGVLRGLQSARPLRRMREQDEAFVNQMPHQNLQHVEVVASRGQNQIPEPQPEQQQQNEPERPQQRDLVINGRVRGVLRGLQSARPLRRMREQQEEIVNLQNPPLRQPRPGPPPTYIRRTVVGSIGDFARH
- the LOC560947 gene encoding uncharacterized protein isoform X4; the encoded protein is MSTIDFNHLSNLIPASLSPESAEELATALSTGRWWAIMEVLHPIDEERQFDFTSDHQSQTVEDEFSASGPAETADASSVTEASGELATALAAGAIMVAERPVEEPQVDISSVPFLEAPETSPGASVPENREPTTSPVLKSQPGAPVYAESDTPGYGNQIPTPAEPALGPPVCPGNGYMFQMVSAEPKDYKRLRRVSRCRRSPTLQQIREAWQQHVEVVASRGQNRIPEPQPERPQLTDVNEIIRELLSGLEPALPPKAMREPQDEAFVNQMPHQNLQHVEVVASRGQNQIPEPQPEQQQQNEPERPQQRDLVVNRRVRGVLRGLQSARPLRRMREQQDEAFVNQMPHQNLQHVEVVASRGQNQIPEPQPEQQQQNEPERPQQRDLVVNGRVRGVLRGLQSARPLRRMRELQDEAFVNQMPHQNLQHVEVVASRGQNQIPEPQPEQQQQNEPERPQQRDLVINGRVRGVLRGLQSARPLRRMREQQDEAFVNQMPHQNLQHVEVVASRGQNQIPEPQPEQQQQNEPERPQQRDLVINGRVRGVLRGLQSARPLRRMREQQEEIVNLQNPPLRQPRPGPPPTYIRRTVVGSIGDFARH
- the LOC560947 gene encoding uncharacterized protein isoform X16, which codes for MSTIDFNHLSNLIPASLSPESAEELATALSTGRWWAIMEVLHPIDEERQFDFTSDHQSQTVEDEFSASGPAETADASSVTEASGELATALAAGAIMVAERPVEEPQVDISSVPFLEAPETSPGASVPENREPTTSPVLKSQPGAPVYAESDTPGYGNQIPTPAEPALGPPVCPGNGYMFQMVSAEPKDYKRLRRVSRCRRSPTLQQIREAWQQHVEVVASRGQNRIPEPQPERPQLTDVNEIIRELLSGLEPALPPKAMREPQDEAFVNQMPHQNLQHVEVVASRGQNQIPEPQPEQQQQNEPERPQQRDLVVNRRVRGVLRGLQSARPLRRMREQQDEAFVNQMPHQNLQHVEVVASRGQNQIPEPQPEQQQQNEPERPQQRDLVVNGRVRGVLRGLQSARPLRRMRELQDEAFVNQMPHQNLQHVEVVASRGQNQIPEPQPEQQQQNEPERPQQRDLVINGRVRGVLRGLQSARPLRRMREQQDEAFVNQMPHQNLQHVEVVASRGQNQIPEPQPEQQQQNEPERPQQRDLVINGRVRGVLRGLQSARPLRRMREQEEIVNLQNPPLRQPRPGPPPTYIRRTVVGSIGDFARH